The following proteins are encoded in a genomic region of Mus caroli chromosome 18, CAROLI_EIJ_v1.1, whole genome shotgun sequence:
- the Fam210a gene encoding protein FAM210A — MQWNVPRTMSRLALRTFLEAQKARLFDHHWRIKGPLLVHRGEYRVAWTPHLRKQWLHLSAVQCLAKQRNLLDAQPPQLGTLRQERWEQDILSKRVLSSSSTSQETPSEKKEETDPLQDKSISLYQRFKKTFRQYGKVLIPVHLITSGIWFGTFYYATIKGVNVIPFLEVIGLPDSIVDILKNSQSGNALTAYAMFKIATPARYTVTLGGTSFTVKYLRSHGYMSTPPPVKEYLQGRMEETKELITEKMEETKDRLTEKLQETKGKVSFKKKVE; from the exons ATGCAATGGAATGTACCACGGACTATGTCTCGGCTGGCACTCAGGACATTCTTGGAAGCACAGAAAGCCAGGCTCTTTGATCACCATTGGCGCATAAAAGGACCATTACTTGTGCATAGAGGTGAATACAGAGTGGCTTGGACACCACACCTTCGAAAGCAGTGGCTACATTTATCTGCTGTTCAGTGCCTTGCAAAGCAAAGGAATCTGTTAGACGCTCAGCCGCCTCAGCTGGGGACCCTTCGCCAGGAACGATGGGAGCAGGACATTTTATCCAAGAGGGTTTTATCTTCCAGTTCCACATCCCAGGAAACTCcatcagaaaagaaggaagaaacagaccCTTTACAAGACAAATCTATCAGTCTGTATCAACGgtttaagaaaacatttagaCAATATGGAAAAGTTTTAATTCCTGTGCACCTAATAACTTCTGGGATTTGGTTTGGAACATTTTACTATGCAACTATAAA AGGAgtgaatgttatccccttcctggaGGTCATTGGGTTACCTGACAGTATCGTAGACATCCTGAAAAACTCCCAAAGTGGGAATGCGCTGACAGCCTACGCCATGTTTAAG ATTGCAACGCCTGCCCGCTACACCGTGACCTTGGGAGGAACCTCCTTTACCGTGAAGTATTTGCGAAGTCACGGCTACATGTCAACCCCACCGCCTGTCAAGGAGTATTTGCAGGGCAGAATGGAAGAGACGAAGGAGCTCATCacagagaaaatggaggagaCAAAGGACAGACTCACTGAGAAGTTAcaagaaaccaaaggaaaagtGTCCTTTAAGAAAAAAGTGGAATGA